A single window of Salvia splendens isolate huo1 chromosome 8, SspV2, whole genome shotgun sequence DNA harbors:
- the LOC121744315 gene encoding zinc finger protein CONSTANS-LIKE 5-like translates to MEVGVVPEATESLGKSESVAVLGMDREARVLRYREKRKNIKFEKTIRYASRKAYAETRPRIKGRFAKRSELEVESLLGGDAASYGVVPSF, encoded by the coding sequence ATGGAGGTGGGGGTGGTGCCGGAGGCGACGGAGAGCTTGGGGAAGAGCGAGAGCGTGGCGGTGCTGGGAATGGATAGAGAGGCAAGGGTGCTGAGGTacagagagaagaggaagaacaTAAAGTTCGAGAAGACGATTCGATACGCGTCGAGGAAAGCGTACGCGGAGACGAGGCCGAGAATTAAAGGGAGATTCGCGAAGCGGTCTGAGCTGGAGGTGGAGTCGCTCCTCGGCGGCGACGCTGCGTCGTACGGCGTCGTTCCGAGCTTCTAG